The proteins below are encoded in one region of Pirellulales bacterium:
- a CDS encoding TspO/MBR family protein: MDWMTWYNELHKPSWTPAPATIGLIWQIIYPIILVTFGFVFVQALRGRIGWFVALPFAINLVANLLFTPIQFGTRSLPLATVDILIVWTTIIWMAAAIWTHYRWVAVAQVPYFVWVSLATTLQLSITAMNWGR, encoded by the coding sequence ATGGATTGGATGACCTGGTACAACGAGCTGCATAAGCCGAGCTGGACGCCTGCGCCTGCGACGATCGGGCTGATCTGGCAGATTATCTACCCGATCATCCTCGTCACGTTCGGTTTCGTTTTTGTGCAGGCGCTTCGGGGAAGGATCGGCTGGTTCGTTGCATTGCCCTTCGCCATCAACCTCGTGGCTAACCTGCTGTTCACGCCGATTCAGTTCGGCACGCGTAGTCTCCCGCTGGCGACGGTGGATATTCTGATTGTGTGGACCACCATCATCTGGATGGCGGCGGCGATCTGGACACATTATCGGTGGGTGGCCGTGGCTCAGGTACCTTATTTCGTCTGGGTCTCTTTGGCCACGACACTGCAGTTATCGATCACAGCGATGAATTGGGGAAGGTGA
- a CDS encoding DUF1501 domain-containing protein, with product MFRVLGSSRALCDGLTRRELLRVGGLGLAGLGLADLLRLQDAAASVPGERPRSFGRAKSVILLHLYGAPSQIEFVDPKPNAPVEIRGELKSIPSSLAGCDVCELLPNFAKVMDRTTVLRSVTHPYPLHGVAYALTGVPAIDAPMELSPRDPRHWPFFGSVVDYVETQRERQATGPATKRRVPNNIALPFRFSTRRVGEVPRAGPYASFLGNEYDPVWTDFVGSGTKALTKTLAQQKFEDNDPYIGLSPDSHFVVPSATALLPELTLDRLDRRRTLLAQLDQARADLNSSAGGRQFDRYRQMTYTLLESDDLRSALDVRLEPEATRDMYGRTLFGQACLGARRLVEAGSRMVTVFWDEYGLAGSGWDTHWNHYPRMRQELCPGLDLAWYGLITDLDRRGMLDDTLVVCTSEHGRTPHIANVQGGGRDHWSRVYSALFAGGGTARGRVVGASDKHGGDVANDPISPKDMLATMYHLLGIDHRSIVHDAQGRPLPLVDGDVISASLA from the coding sequence ATGTTTCGCGTCCTCGGTTCATCGCGTGCCCTCTGCGACGGCCTGACTCGCCGCGAGTTATTGCGCGTCGGCGGACTGGGGCTCGCTGGGTTGGGGCTGGCCGATCTGCTGCGGTTGCAAGACGCCGCGGCTTCTGTGCCTGGCGAGCGTCCTCGCTCGTTTGGCCGCGCGAAGTCGGTAATCCTCCTGCATCTGTACGGTGCGCCGAGCCAGATCGAGTTCGTCGACCCGAAACCGAACGCCCCGGTCGAGATTCGCGGCGAGCTGAAATCGATTCCGTCCAGCTTGGCGGGCTGCGATGTCTGCGAACTGTTACCGAACTTTGCCAAGGTAATGGATCGGACGACTGTGTTACGCTCGGTGACGCACCCCTATCCGCTGCACGGCGTCGCGTATGCGTTGACCGGAGTGCCGGCGATTGATGCGCCAATGGAGCTCAGCCCGCGCGATCCACGGCACTGGCCATTTTTCGGCTCGGTCGTCGATTACGTCGAAACGCAGCGAGAACGCCAGGCGACAGGACCCGCGACCAAGCGGCGCGTACCGAACAATATCGCCCTGCCGTTTCGCTTCAGCACGCGACGCGTGGGCGAAGTGCCGAGGGCCGGGCCCTATGCGTCGTTTCTCGGAAACGAATACGATCCCGTGTGGACGGACTTTGTCGGTAGCGGCACCAAGGCGCTAACGAAGACGCTCGCCCAGCAGAAGTTCGAGGACAACGATCCCTACATCGGCCTGTCGCCGGATAGCCACTTCGTGGTCCCCTCGGCCACGGCGCTATTGCCGGAGCTGACACTCGACCGGCTCGACCGACGACGGACGCTGCTCGCACAACTGGATCAGGCCAGGGCTGATTTGAACTCAAGCGCCGGCGGACGTCAGTTCGATCGTTATCGGCAGATGACGTATACGCTGCTCGAGTCGGATGATTTGCGCAGTGCCCTGGACGTACGGCTCGAACCCGAGGCAACGCGCGACATGTATGGCCGGACATTGTTCGGGCAGGCGTGCCTGGGGGCGCGGCGGCTGGTCGAGGCGGGCAGCCGGATGGTGACCGTCTTTTGGGATGAATATGGTCTGGCCGGCAGCGGTTGGGACACGCATTGGAACCATTATCCGCGCATGCGGCAGGAACTTTGTCCGGGGCTGGATCTGGCATGGTATGGGCTGATTACCGACCTGGACCGGCGCGGAATGCTGGACGATACGCTGGTTGTCTGCACCAGTGAACATGGACGCACGCCGCATATCGCGAACGTGCAGGGGGGCGGCCGAGACCATTGGTCGCGCGTTTATTCGGCGCTGTTTGCCGGCGGCGGCACGGCTCGCGGCCGCGTGGTGGGGGCTTCGGACAAGCATGGCGGCGATGTCGCCAACGATCCGATCAGCCCCAAGGACATGCTGGCCACGATGTACCATCTGCTCGGGATCGACCATCGGTCGATCGTGCATGACGCGCAGGGGCGCCCCCTGCCGCTAGTCGACGGCGATGTGATTTCCGCCTCGCTCGCCTAG
- a CDS encoding RNA polymerase sigma factor has product MASDAQLATLARAGDVAAFGELAGRYERTLLALALAKLHDIHAAEDVVQSTLLRAFRQLHGLRDVDRFGPWLYAIAYSQTTDALRSRRIPVSLSPACDQIAGEDGDELRLWIEHEHLLNLVARLPDSERTLLGQRYFDGRTMAEISAASGRPIGTVTKQISRAVARLREWFEKGDLS; this is encoded by the coding sequence GTGGCATCAGATGCACAACTCGCGACATTGGCGCGCGCCGGAGATGTTGCAGCGTTCGGCGAATTGGCCGGCCGCTACGAACGGACGCTGCTGGCCCTAGCGTTGGCCAAGCTGCACGACATTCACGCCGCCGAAGACGTCGTCCAATCGACATTGTTGCGGGCGTTTCGGCAGTTGCATGGATTGCGCGACGTGGACCGATTCGGGCCGTGGCTCTACGCGATCGCGTATTCACAGACAACCGATGCCCTCAGGTCGCGCCGTATTCCCGTTAGTCTGTCGCCGGCATGTGACCAGATTGCCGGAGAGGACGGCGATGAGCTACGGCTTTGGATCGAACACGAGCACCTGCTGAATTTGGTCGCGCGCTTGCCCGATTCCGAACGCACGCTCTTGGGGCAGCGTTATTTCGATGGGCGCACCATGGCCGAAATCTCAGCCGCCAGCGGTCGGCCCATCGGTACGGTTACTAAGCAGATTTCGCGGGCGGTTGCCCGCCTCCGCGAGTGGTTTGAGAAAGGGGATCTATCATGA
- a CDS encoding phosphotransferase family protein, which produces MTDILDKTRTVRSGEELDLAKLDAYLREQLPTAQGELIVEQFPAGHSNLTYSVRLGDLDMVLRRPPFGSKVKSAHDMGREYRVLSKLHTGFPQAPQTVLYCDDDTVLGAPFYLMNRIRGVIIRREPPAGLDFTPDVARRLSESFVDTLATLHGLDYEKIGLADLGKPTGYMQRQVEGWVKRYYGSQTHDIPEVEPVSRWMAEHMPTHSDATLIHNDYKYDNTIVAADDVTKIIGVLDWEMCTLGDPLSDLGTALCYWINADDPGEMQLIRWAPTTVPGSMTRAELAARYAEKTGRDISGMVFYYVYAMFKTAVIAQQIYYRYHHGLTKDERFVAFLEATKIMMRASLRAAETGKY; this is translated from the coding sequence GTGACTGACATTCTCGATAAAACGCGCACGGTTCGCTCGGGCGAGGAACTCGACCTCGCCAAGCTCGATGCTTATTTGCGTGAACAATTGCCGACGGCCCAAGGCGAATTGATCGTCGAGCAATTCCCGGCCGGCCACTCGAACCTTACCTACTCAGTCCGGTTGGGCGATCTGGACATGGTGCTCCGGCGCCCGCCGTTCGGCAGCAAGGTGAAAAGCGCGCACGACATGGGGCGCGAATACCGTGTGCTGTCGAAATTGCACACGGGTTTCCCTCAGGCACCGCAAACGGTGTTGTATTGCGATGATGACACGGTGTTGGGCGCCCCCTTCTACCTGATGAATCGCATCCGCGGCGTGATCATTCGCCGCGAGCCCCCGGCCGGGCTCGATTTCACGCCCGATGTCGCCCGCCGGCTCAGCGAGTCGTTCGTCGATACCCTCGCCACGCTGCATGGTCTGGATTACGAAAAAATCGGCCTGGCCGATCTTGGCAAGCCCACGGGTTACATGCAGCGGCAGGTCGAAGGTTGGGTGAAGCGCTACTATGGCTCGCAGACGCACGATATTCCCGAAGTCGAACCGGTCAGCCGCTGGATGGCCGAGCACATGCCCACGCATTCTGACGCCACGCTGATCCACAACGATTACAAGTACGACAACACGATCGTGGCGGCCGATGACGTCACCAAGATTATCGGCGTGCTCGATTGGGAAATGTGTACGCTCGGCGACCCGCTTTCGGATTTGGGGACAGCGCTGTGCTATTGGATCAACGCCGACGATCCAGGCGAGATGCAGTTGATCCGCTGGGCGCCGACGACTGTACCGGGAAGCATGACCCGGGCCGAGTTGGCCGCGCGATATGCCGAAAAGACGGGTCGTGACATATCGGGCATGGTCTTCTACTACGTCTATGCCATGTTCAAGACGGCCGTAATCGCGCAACAGATTTACTACCGCTACCACCACGGCCTGACGAAGGACGAGCGCTTCGTGGCCTTCCTGGAGGCAACAAAGATCATGATGCGTGCCAGCCTGCGGGCGGCCGAGACCGGGAAGTATTGA
- a CDS encoding acyl-CoA dehydrogenase family protein: MDFSISPRMQEILAQVREFVEKELYPLEPEARERGFKAMVPQLREKRAKVRKLGLWCPQIPKEHGGMGLSLLEHGMVSEALGGSTMGHYSFNCQAPDAGNMEILLQFGTDEQKKTWLKPLLEGEIRSCFSMTEPERPGSNPVWMDTLAVKQGSDYVINGRKWFTSSYDGSAFAIVMAVTNPEAPPHKRASQIIVPVNTPGFKFIRNIELMGHAGDDYDSHAEVVYENCRVPQTNVLGKEGEGFAIAQERLGPGRIHHCMRWIGICERSFDLMCKRAASRELAPGKPLGTQQIVQQWIADSRAEINAARLMVLQAAWKIDNQGIAEAREEISCIKFFAADVLLKVIDRAIQVHGALGITSDTPLATFLRNERGARIYDGADEVHKMVVAKRVLSRYGVKIS, from the coding sequence ATGGACTTCTCTATTTCGCCCAGGATGCAAGAGATCCTCGCGCAGGTGCGCGAGTTCGTTGAGAAGGAGCTCTATCCGCTCGAGCCTGAGGCTCGCGAGCGCGGATTCAAAGCGATGGTGCCGCAATTGCGCGAGAAACGCGCCAAGGTGCGCAAGCTCGGCCTGTGGTGTCCGCAAATCCCCAAAGAGCATGGCGGCATGGGACTGTCGCTTCTCGAACACGGCATGGTCAGCGAAGCTCTCGGCGGCAGCACGATGGGGCATTATTCGTTCAACTGCCAGGCCCCCGATGCCGGCAACATGGAAATCCTGTTGCAGTTCGGCACCGACGAGCAGAAAAAGACCTGGCTGAAGCCACTCTTGGAAGGCGAGATTCGCAGTTGCTTTTCGATGACCGAGCCGGAGCGCCCCGGTTCGAACCCCGTGTGGATGGATACCCTGGCCGTGAAACAGGGAAGCGATTACGTCATCAACGGCCGCAAGTGGTTCACGTCATCGTATGACGGGTCGGCCTTTGCCATCGTAATGGCCGTTACAAATCCCGAGGCGCCGCCGCACAAGCGGGCCAGCCAGATCATCGTGCCGGTCAACACGCCCGGTTTCAAGTTCATTCGCAATATCGAGCTGATGGGGCACGCCGGCGACGACTATGACAGCCACGCCGAGGTCGTTTACGAAAACTGTCGCGTCCCGCAGACGAACGTGCTCGGCAAAGAGGGGGAAGGCTTCGCCATCGCACAAGAGCGTCTTGGCCCGGGCCGTATCCACCACTGCATGCGCTGGATCGGCATCTGCGAGCGCTCGTTCGATTTGATGTGCAAGCGCGCCGCCAGCCGTGAACTTGCCCCCGGCAAGCCGCTCGGCACGCAGCAGATCGTTCAGCAATGGATCGCCGACAGTCGTGCCGAGATTAATGCCGCCCGCCTGATGGTCCTGCAAGCCGCTTGGAAAATCGACAACCAGGGCATAGCCGAGGCGCGCGAAGAGATCTCCTGCATCAAGTTTTTCGCTGCCGACGTGCTGCTGAAGGTGATCGATCGCGCGATCCAGGTGCATGGCGCCCTGGGTATCACCAGCGATACGCCCCTGGCGACGTTCCTGCGCAACGAACGTGGCGCCCGTATCTACGACGGCGCCGACGAAGTACACAAAATGGTCGTCGCCAAACGCGTCCTCAGTCGTTACGGCGTGAAGATCTCGTAG
- a CDS encoding histidine phosphatase family protein, with translation MSTLFAIRHGQASFFAENYDQLSLVGETQSRLLGEYWAERHVLFDEVFTGPCRRHIETARLAGEAYRAAGLDWPEPVVLPGLDEYEAEAVLKQALPSLIQEHDNIRRLHEAVERAPDRAEKLRAFQKLYEVVIDRWAHGELDLPRVESWATFCQRVHRALDEISARPGAGRQVAAFTSGGPVGVCMQRALGLTHRTTLQMAWMVRNASFSEFIFSGERFTLSRYNAFPHLDAPEHLTYR, from the coding sequence ATGAGCACCCTTTTTGCAATCCGGCACGGCCAGGCCTCGTTCTTTGCCGAGAACTACGATCAGTTGTCTCTTGTTGGAGAAACGCAGTCGCGGTTGCTCGGAGAGTATTGGGCCGAGCGGCACGTCCTGTTTGACGAAGTCTTCACGGGCCCCTGCCGCCGCCACATCGAGACAGCCCGTCTGGCCGGTGAAGCATATCGGGCTGCCGGATTGGACTGGCCCGAGCCGGTGGTGCTTCCTGGTCTCGACGAATACGAGGCCGAAGCCGTGCTGAAACAGGCCCTGCCGAGCCTGATCCAGGAGCACGACAACATCCGTCGCCTGCACGAGGCGGTCGAACGGGCGCCGGACCGCGCCGAGAAGCTGCGTGCGTTTCAAAAGCTTTACGAAGTAGTGATCGACCGTTGGGCCCACGGCGAATTGGACCTGCCACGGGTCGAATCCTGGGCCACATTCTGCCAACGCGTGCATCGGGCGTTGGATGAGATCTCGGCCCGGCCCGGCGCCGGCCGGCAGGTCGCGGCTTTCACGTCAGGCGGGCCGGTAGGGGTATGTATGCAGCGAGCCCTGGGGCTCACGCATCGCACGACCTTGCAGATGGCTTGGATGGTGCGTAACGCCTCGTTCAGCGAATTTATCTTTTCCGGCGAGCGATTTACGCTCAGCCGATATAACGCCTTTCCGCACCTGGACGCCCCGGAACACCTGACGTACCGATAG